From Penaeus chinensis breed Huanghai No. 1 chromosome 43, ASM1920278v2, whole genome shotgun sequence, a single genomic window includes:
- the LOC125048158 gene encoding uncharacterized protein LOC125048158: MQISRVLLAAALVVGVCYGQLDIPSVSDAEMNEILSDIPRVAQCLTEPDDRCHPLTATVRNILPELYRNGLKCNTCSPQSKRNIDQFRTVLTRRENSQYNRQILQWVTKQL, translated from the exons GCAAATCTCGCGGGTGCTCCTGGCGGCGGCGCTGGTGGTGGGCGTGTGCTACGGACAACTGGACATCCCTTCTGTGTCCGATGCAGAAATGAATGAAATCCTCAGCGACATTCCGAGAGTGGCACAGTGCCTCACCGAGCCTGATGACAGGTGCCACCCTCTCACTGCCACAGTTCGAA ACATCCTACCAGAACTGTACAGAAATGGGCTGAAGTGCAATACCTGTAGTCCACAGAGTAAGAGGAACATCGACCAGTTCAGGACTGTTCTGACGAGGCGCGAGAACAGCCAATATAACAGGCAGATCTTGCAGTGGGTCACGAAACAGTTATAA